In Amphiura filiformis chromosome 1, Afil_fr2py, whole genome shotgun sequence, the following are encoded in one genomic region:
- the LOC140158505 gene encoding transmembrane protein 134-like isoform X2, with protein sequence MAEKWEPLIEGSEPSTDAQAIKESEYLAGGINWWWQHPTIRQNWKAVLACILLLVVGIVLIVAGILVEAVQREHAAAAIFLVVGFLFFIPGLYHTGYAYFAAKGYRGFDMNKLSIFTTIR encoded by the exons CCATTAATAGAAGGCTCTGAACCTAGTACAGATGCTCAGGCAATCAAGGAATCAGAATATCTAGCAGGTGGTATCAATTG GTGGTGGCAGCATCCGACAATAAGACAAAATTGGAAAGCTGTTTTAGCATGTATACTGCTTCTTGTTGTAGGAATAG TTCTTATAGTAGCTGGAATCTTAGTAGAAGCAGTACAAAGAG AGCATGCAGCAGCAGCAATATTTCTCGTAGTAGGCTTCCTGTTTTTCATTCCTGGAT TGTATCACACAGGTTATGCATACTTTGCTGCCAAAGGTTACAGAGGTTTTGACATGAACAAACTGTCTATTTTTACAACGATAAGATGA